One window of Stigmatopora nigra isolate UIUO_SnigA chromosome 14, RoL_Snig_1.1, whole genome shotgun sequence genomic DNA carries:
- the LOC144207444 gene encoding insulin-like, which produces MANAPWVLSILFLLVFPVPWVSPASTQHLCGSHLVDALYFVCGERGFFHSPKRIHKRDLENLLRFLSTRVRKERQMWRHFSGGKDSKVKRGIVEQCCHKPCGIYHLEAYCN; this is translated from the exons ATGGCCAATGCACCATGGGTGTTGTCCATCCTGTTTCTACTGGTGTTCCCTGTTCCATGGGTCTCCCCTGCATCCACCCAACACCTCTGTGGCTCTCACCTTGTGGACGCTCTGTACTTTGTATGTGGAGAGAGGGGTTTTTTCCACAGTCCGAAACGAATTCACAAGCGGGATCTGGAAAACTTACTCC GGTTCCTGTCTACAAGGGTCAGAAAAGAAAGGCAGATGTGGAGACATTTTTCCGGAGGCAAGGATTCCAAGGTGAAGAGAGGCATTGTGGAGCAGTGCTGTCATAAGCCATGCGGTATTTACCACCTGGAAGCCTACTGCAACTGA